The DNA segment GGGCGCACCGCGGCATCGTTGCGGTCAACGAGCTGCCCGATCTTGCCGAGCGCATTCAGGTGTCCATGCTCAACGTCATGGAGGAGCGCGACATCCAGGTCCGCGGCTACACACTGCGGCTGCCGCTGGACGTGTTGGTGGTCGCCAGCGCCAACCCCGAGGACTACACCAACCGGGGCCGGATCATCACCCCGCTCAAGGACCGCTTCGGCGCCGAGATCCGCACCCACTACCCGCTGGAGCTGGAGGCGGAGATGGGTGTCATCGCCCAGGAGGCGCACCTGAGCGCGCAGGTGCCCGACTACCTGATGCAGGTGATCGCGCGGTTCGCCCGCTACCTGCGGGAATCCCGCTCGATCGACCAGCGCTCGGGTGTGTCCGCGCGGTTTGCCATCGCGGCGGCGGAGACGGTTGCGGCGGCGGCCCGGCATCGCGGCGCTGTGCTGGGGGAGACCGATCCGGTGGCCCGGGTGGTCGATTTGGGCACGGTGATCGACGTGTTGCGCGGCAAGCTGGAATTCGAGTCCGGTGAGGAAGGCCGCGAACAGGCGGTGCTGGAGCATCTACTGCGCCGTGCCACCGCCGATACCGCGTCACGGGTGCTGGGCGGCATCGACGTCGGCCCGTTGGTGGCCGCCGTCGAGGGCGGTTCCGCGGTGACGACGGGCGAGCGGGTGTCGGCCAAGGACGTGCTGGCCGCGGTGCCGGGGCTGCCGGTCGTGGACAGGATCGCCAGCAAGCTGGGCGCCGAATCCGAGGGGGAGCGCGCCGCGGCGTTGGAACTGGCG comes from the Mycobacterium shinjukuense genome and includes:
- a CDS encoding sigma 54-interacting transcriptional regulator, yielding MVTLPNNLPRTVGQLRAAGHRERGVKQEIRENLLTALADGDDVWPGILGFDDTVLPQVERALIAGHDFVLLGERGQGKTRLLRALAGLLDEWTPVIGGAELGEHPYRPITPESIRRAAQLGDDLPIAWKHRSERYTEKLATPDTSVADLVGDIDPIKVAEGRSLGDPETIAYGLIPRAHRGIVAVNELPDLAERIQVSMLNVMEERDIQVRGYTLRLPLDVLVVASANPEDYTNRGRIITPLKDRFGAEIRTHYPLELEAEMGVIAQEAHLSAQVPDYLMQVIARFARYLRESRSIDQRSGVSARFAIAAAETVAAAARHRGAVLGETDPVARVVDLGTVIDVLRGKLEFESGEEGREQAVLEHLLRRATADTASRVLGGIDVGPLVAAVEGGSAVTTGERVSAKDVLAAVPGLPVVDRIASKLGAESEGERAAALELALEALYLAKRIDKVSGEGQTVYG